The Myxococcales bacterium genomic sequence GATGGCAAGTCTTGGTCCGAGCCAACCGTGAACGGGAAGAATAGGTGCGTACCTGCCCAGGCGCGGACCCTTTCGTTCCAAACGCCGGTGGAGATCACCCAAGACGTGGTGGTGGAGGACGACGTCGTGGTTGGGATCGCGAAGACCTTTGGCAAAGGAACGCCGAAGGTCACGAAAAACATTGAATACGCGGAGCTGCAGCGGGCGTACACCGATCTTTCGGTCTCGTGCGCGCTCGCCGACGCGCTCCACGAGATTGGATGCCGCGACGGAGACATCAAGAGCCTCGACCATGCAGGGATGAGCGCAACCATTGCGGTGCCGGCGAGCTGGCGGCGCGTTCACGAGATTGCGACGAAGGCGCTTGCCAGTGATCGGTTCTCGAAGGTGGCCATCGTCGGGCAACAGGCGCCGCTCACCGAAGACGAGCTCGACGAAAACGTCAGGATGCCCGAGACCGAGCGGCTCAGCTCGCTTTTGCGCCAGGGGCTCGAGCTCACGGTGAAACCCACCGGCGTCGCCGCCTGCAAGAACCTGCTGATCGAGGGCCTTCGGATCGAGGGGAGCCACATCAGGGGCTTTGAGGGTACGTCGCAACGGATCACGAGCCAGCTCACTCTGGCAGCGTTCGTTCGCAAGGCGCCCGCGCGGATCAGCTGCGTGCTCGCCAACGGCCTCGAGCAGCTGCGCGGCAAGGCAAAACGGTGCGTCGTTTCCCGGCTCTCTTGGGATGGAAGCAAGTGTGTCATCGATGGCGATGGTGCCTTCGCCGCCGCCCAGGAGATCTCGGCGTTCGCCGACGTTTCCGTGGTCGAGGAGAACAAGCGCAAGAAGCTGGTCCTTTTTGCCCCGGCCCAACAAGGCGTGGTGGTCCGCTTCGATCCAACACAACTGCTCGAGGAGATCCGGGCGGAAGAGTCGAAGGGGGGACGGCTACGAACGGACGACGGGCGGTTGCATTACCGATTCTCGTTTTGCGCCGTGAACGGAGCGTCGCTTCGCGCCCCCGGGGTAGAATTCGGCGGCGGGCCCGCGGGCGTCGACCAGGACCTGTTCGGCTCGCTGGCTGGATCCTCGCAAGCGGTCATTGCCCGCTGCGCCGGGGCGTCTGGTGTTCTCACGCCCAAGAGATTCGGTCCGATCACCGCCAAGCTCATCGAAGACGAAATCGTGGTCAATGTGCCGCTCGTGGGCGGTGCCGACCTGTGGGTCGGGACGGCAATTTCGTTCAAGGCCGATCCCAGCGACGGCAAAAAGCCAAGCCGCGTGGTGGTCAAGCCAGGCGTGACCAGCGTCGGCCAGACGTTCAAGCGGCGCGGTGAGGCGCCCCTCGAGGTGACCGTGGAGCCGGACGGGACCGGAGGAGGCGGGGCCAAGCTCAAGGCATCGCTCAAGCTCCTGCTCGAGCCCCGCATCCTGGCTGAGCCGCAGATGGCCGTGGCCGAGGAGGACGGATACCTCGTGCTGTGGTGCCGCACCGAAGGCATTCCCGCTGCCCGGGGTGCACAACCCGAGCTCCCGTTCGCGTACGGCGGCCGGGGCGCTGGCAAGGTTGTCAGCGTTCGAGGCGCCAGCAGGAAACACGTCCCGCTCGTACTCGAGGTCGTTCCGGAGCGGGTCACGCCACCCCTGTCGCCGCTGCCGTTGCCTGTGAGCTACTACGCTCCCGTCCATAAAGGAGGTGGCTTGGTGGACCCAAACGGAGTTTTCGCCGCACGGATCCAAGCCAATCTCGTCGCGCCCGGGGCGTACTACAAAGTTTCCCTGAAGGCGCCCGGGCTGCCCCACATCCGGCCCGTGAATCGGCAAGTCATGCTGAGAGCGGGCTCGCCCAAGGGCCCACTGCTGTGACCTCACCGCTCGCCCCTGTGACGGAGAACCGCCATGCCTGAAATCGGAAGCCGCAGCGCCACGCCCGTCGAGGGGCTCACGTTCGAGCTTGGCACGATGAACAGGTTTCGCCTGCGCGCCACGACGCGTGTGCGACCTCGGCTCTCGCCGTGTTCGCCCGCTGTCGTCGTCACCAAGCTGCAACAAGAGCTCACGCTCGAGGGCACGGCGGACAACCTGGACCGCGAGGTGCGCGCGAGCCTCATCTGGCTCATCCAGATGGGCAGCGAGGTTCGCCGAGTCCAGCACACCGCGGGCGTGGTGTTGGTCCCCGCTGGTGACAAGGGTGGCCAGCTGGCTGCGGTCCCGTTCGAGGTGCGCGAGCTGCGGCCTTCGGCGCCGGGAGCCAAGGAGGAACCCAAGCCGGCCCCGCTGACCTGCGACGTCTTGACACTGGGGCTGACGGGCCAGGGGCAGATTGGCTTCTGCATCGAGCCTGAAGACGGGGCGACGGAGCCGTGCGAGCTCGCAGCTGGTGAGGCGGGTGCGTCGTTCGATGTGCCGGTTTCAGCGACGGTGGTGGCGCCGGACGGACGCACGCCGCTCGATCCTGCGACCATCCTGGTCGGGCGCAAGCTCGCGCTTCGCATAGAGGCGGGTGCGCCGTTCGCCAACCGGGAAGCCGAGTTGCACGTGTGGGAAAGTGAAACATCCCCGACCTCCTACGAGGATGAGCTCGCCATGGGGGGCTACAAGACGACGTTCACCATGGGCAGTGAGCCGCACGTCGAGGTGCTGCGCCTGGGCGTCGACGGCGGACGGCTTTGGTACAGCATCGGCGAAACCGCGAAGCTCCGGTTCCGCTACCGCGTGCGCGCGCTCGGCGACGATCACCTGCCCGTGCCGGGCTCGCAGCCCATCTGTGCGGGCTTGGTCGCCGAGGTGGAGCCCCCTCGGTTGACGAAATGGACCATCGCTCGCCAGGAGCCTGCCGCTCCTGCGCCCGACGCGCCCTCGGATGGGGCGCTCCACGCAGCTGTTGCGGGCCAGGTCACGCAGATCGCATCGGACTTTGGCCTCACCTTCGATGTGGCGTTGTACCTTCAGGAACCCGAACCGGTCGGGATTCGGCCCCTGGACATCGGTTGCTCCGTTCAGCTGAACCAGGGCGCCCCGGCCGCAACCGAACCCGGCACGTTCTCCGGCTCGCTGACCATCGGTGGAGAAGAGGCGGGCTACCTGCGCGACCACGCCCATGCGGCCGTGTTCGCCACCATCGCATTCCCCCCGGGGCCGAATGCCAAGGAACCCTTCGGGAGCTTCATTGCGTACACGGCCAACATGGCGCAAGCGCTACAGCCGGACGGTTTCGCTCCCTTCGTTGCGGGTGGTTTGGCGACGCCCGATACCGGCAGGGCCGTCTGCACCCAGTTGCTCTCGTACGGGGGCGACCTGGCAGCGCTCGCCTCGAGCGCGGTGCACGTTCCAGAGGCCAAGAAGAAGGAATTTCACCTGATGGTCGCAGCCATCTGGGGCGAAGCCTGCGGACAAAGCGAGGTCGCCTGGCGCGCGCTTGCTCACCTCATCATGAACCGCGCCGCAAACAAGCACCGTGGGCAGGACACGGTGGAGGGAATCGTGCTGCACACGGGCTTCGATGCGACGAGGCCTCGGAGCAACCCCGCTGACCCCTGGCTGTTCGGCGCGGCGCTCGCCCACCTTGAAAAGAAAACGCCTCTGGAGCGCCCGGACCAGGCCCTGCGTCTCGAGCGCATGGCGAAGGTCGTCGCGCGCGTCTACCTGGGACTCGATCCCGACATGACCAGCGGCGCCGACCACTACTACAGCCCCAAGGCGCAGGCAAAGCTCCACGCAAAGAATCCCCAGAAACACCAGCAGGTCCCCACGTTCGCGCTCGAATACCAGCGGGTTGCGGTGGCGATCCTTCCGACCGACGACTTCGTCTTTTTCCGCTCCCAGCGCTGAGCCCCATCTCTCTTGGCGACGGCCGCGTTCGTCTCAGGGCAGGTAATCTTCAGGCTGCTCCGCCGCTTGCTCGAGACGCTTGCGATCCCGGTTGACGCCCATCTCCAGGTAGAGCTCCACCAGGGCCGAGTAGGTCATACGCCGCCGTTCGGCGATGTCACGCACGTCCTCGTAGAGATCCGAACCGATGTAGACGTTGAGCCTGCGGTTGTTCTTTGCGGGGCGCCCCACGCGAGGTGCGGACACGTCTGCCGTGTTCCCGGGCGCGGTGGACTTCGGCCCGGCTTTGAGGGGGCGTTTGCTGGCCAATGCGTGGAGCAGTGTACCAGAGGATTTCTACCTGCAGAAACCCACCAAAATGCGCATCTCCGTTTTAAAAATGTATTTTTAGTGCTTAAAATTGTCCCCCATGAAAACGTCGTTTCTCATGGCGCCCGGATCGCGGCGGATCGGGCTCGAACGGGTGGTGTTTACGTGGGCACCGCTCAACGTACGCGCCTGGCTGCCAGGGCCCTTTCGCGGATGGGCCGAAGCGGATGGCGCCGTACGCGCCGCCGCCGACGCCCTGGAGCCGGGGGAGGTGGCCAAGACCTACTTCGAGGTGATGTGGCAGGATCGGCGCTGTCACCGGGGGCGCCTGGATCTCGTTCGTGATCTGCCGGGCGGCGCCACACCCCTGTCCTTCAAGGTCAGGTTCGACCTGGCGTTCTTTGCGGGCCGCCATCGGCCTGCGAGCTGGAGCGACGAACAGTATTGGTCCGTATGGCTCGAGCACCTGACACACATGCCGACGCATCCGCGGGCCTGCGCCCAGCTGCTGGATGGCTACGAGCTGGGGCTGTGACCATGGCCACGCGATCACGGCTCTCGACGACCGAGCTTCTTCCGCTTTTGGCCGAGCTTTTCGGTTCGCGGCGGGCGGGTGCCTTGCTGGAAACCCATGGGGACCTGCGCCGCGCCTACCGCGCCTCCGATGAGGAGCTCAAGGCGCTGGGCTTCTCCTCGGCCCAGATCCGCCGCTTGCGTGCCATCGTGCACCTTGCGGCGTACACCCGGCCCAGCCCTTTTCCCAGCGGCAGAAGCATTCGGCGGGGCCGCGACGTGGCCGCGCACTTTTCGGCGCGCTTGGCGTTGGCCGAGGTCGAGGAGTTCTGGGCGCTGGCGCTCGACGTGCGCAACCGCGTACTGGAAGAGCTGTTTTTGGGGCGTGGTTCGCTGACGAGGGTCGAAGTGCACCCGCGCGATGTGTTCCGTCCCTTGGTGCGGCTGGGCGCCGCGGCCGTCATCTTCGTTCACAACCACCCAAGCGGCGATCCGGCGCCATCCGAGCAAGACCACGAGCTCACCCACCGCCTGGTGAGCGCAGGCCTCCTGCTGGGCATTCCCGTGCTGGATCACCTCGTGGTCACGCCGGGCGGCGCGCACACGAGTTTGGTGTGCAGTCCCCCGCGCTTCAAGCCCGACGGGCTGTCCCCCCAGAACGAGGCTTTGCGCAAGGCTACGCTGAGCGTGCTCGACGACCAGTTTGGTCCGCGCGCTTGGTGAGGGACGCCCCTCAGCGGCCACCCCCCACAAAACCTCGCCGCGAGGAGGGCACCTGCAGCGTGAACGTGGCCCGCCCCAGGGTTTGCCCGTTGGCGATCAGAGCCACGCTGTGTTCGCCCCCGTAGTACTTCCGTGTGGTGATCGGGCGGAACGAGTGCTTCTTGCGCAGGACGACCGTTTGCCCCTCGTCGAGGTTCAGCACCTTCAGCTTGAACACCTTTTCACCGCGTTTTCCCCCAGAGAGCTGAAAACCGATGGCGTAGTCGAGGTTCACCACCTCGGCGGGCCCCGCCTGCAAAGTGACCTCCATCACCAGGTCGTCGCCCACGGACAGGCTCTCGCGATCGAGCGTGAACGCCACGAGCTTCGTGCGCGTGCCTGCAGAAAACCCCAAAGCCTCGAGCGCCCCGGCATGCCCCTGCTTGATCAACGTGCGCAGCGCGCGCTTGGCGATCCAGGGCGCGTGGGGATTCGAGGTCTCACGAAGCCACGCCTTGACCGTCTCCACGACGAGCTCGGGGTGATCCTTGGCGATGTCGTTCAGGTTGTTCGCCACGGAGGTGCGCACGTACTCCTCATCGTCAAAGCGCAGCGGTGCAATCAACGCCAGCACCGGACCCGGATCCTTCACGAAGGCCGCAAGCCGTAGCCCCCAAGGCAGACGCGGCCGTGTGCCTTCACTGACCCAGCGCCGCACGTGGGGGCTTGCGTGGCTGCGTGCGTTCGTCAAGAAGGCCAGCGTCTCGTCCGGATGCTGCACCAGAAAGGGCCGCACACAAAACTCGGCGGTCGAGCGTTGCGTGAGCTCCCGCATGGCCTGCAAAGAGGGCAGCACGTGCAATAGACCGTAGGATTCCACGAACTGGGCGTGGATCCAGTGAAAGAACAGCCCTTCCGAGACCTGCGCGCCGGTCTCGAGAGGCGGCCCCATGGTCGCCAGCACGAGGGGAAGCGCCTCGGCGTAGTCGGGGGGCAAGTGCTCGGCCCACACCTGCGCCACCCACTTCACTCGTGCTTTGAGCTCGAGCGCCTCGAGGCCGTCGAGGGCGCGCGTGCGAAAGCTGGCCTCGTCAAAGCTACGCCAAGCGCGCCGCGTGGCCGTCGCGAGCTGCTGCACGACGGCCCCGCCGATCCGGTGCTTGAAGGCGTTGCTGTTCTCCACGGCTATGCGGCTTTCATTGCCCTGGGAAGTTCGCTTCGTTGAGCTGCCGGAAGCAATCGCCGATCTCCGCGCAGGAGCGGGTGGCGCAAACGTCGAACTGCACGAGGTCTTCGTCGGTAAAGAGCCCCACCAAGGCGCACACGTCGTCGGCGATCGTGCCGCCTGGCAAGGATTCGCGGCAAGCCGCTACGGTCTGAAAGCAGGTCAACGCCGGACCGGCGACCACGGCATTGCAGCTCGGCTCCGTGTCCGCAAATCCCGCAGCCGTACACGTCGCAAGGGCGGCGTCGTTCCGGTAACGCGGGGGCGCCGCGGCGACGCCCGCCCACTCCGCACAGGTTTCCACGAGTTTCGCCGCTTCGGGCTCGACATCGTCGTCGTCGTCGTCGCGTGCAAACGTGCAGAACTGCGTGTTGGTTGGCGTTCCGATGCAGTTGTCGAAGACTGGCAAAAAGCGGGGGTTCAGGTTGCCAGCGGCCAGCGGGGCTTCGTAGGTCGCCCGGAGCGTGAGGCAGGCGGTGCGCGCGGCGGCCTGCTGTTCGGGCGTTGCCTCGGGCACGCAGGCGGCGAGCAACTGCGGCGCACCTTCGCAGCCCAGGGACACAGGACCGGCATCCGGACCGCCGGCATCAGGCGCGCTCGCATCGTCCGCGCCGGCATCGTCCGCCCCCGCGTCGCCTGCCTCATCGAAAGCAAAGCCCCAAACACCCAGCTCGGAGACGGGTGCGGTCCATTCTTGGTCGCCGTTGTCGGCGGGGCCCACGAGCGTGCCCACCTGGCGGACGAGGAATCCCGTGCGCGCTGAGACGCCTACCACGGCTTGATACCGCCGGGCGAGAGGAGGGGGCGCGAGCACCTGCCGAAGGCGCGCGGGCGCCACGAACGCGAGGCCCGGGCCCGTCAGCTCCACGGCCACGTCACCTACGGGGGTGCGACCCCGGGTCAAGAGACCCGAGACCAAGCGCACGCGGGCGCGCGCAGGACGCTGTAGCGCGCTGGCAGGCACCTCCAGTACGGCGCGGCCGCGGCCCACACCGATCGCCACGGTGACGTCTTGCCGGCCGAGCTCGACGGAGTTCTCCGCCAGGATCGTGGTGTAGAGGCGCTGGTTGTCGTCGTCGGAGCAGGCGCTCGCGAACGCCGCCATGACGACGAGGGCGATAGGCAATGCGGGTCGAATGCGTGATGAGTGGTTCATGGTGTCCTTGTCTTTGCGGCCTTGGGCCCCTTGCAGCGGTGTCATCGTAGAGCAGACGGTGGCAGATGCCGAACTCCTTCACCGGGAGAGTCCCCCGGCGTGATGACGAGCGGGCCCAACCCATCGACACGCCACGCCCCCGTTGCGGACACCCTTCTGCCTTTTCCGGGTGGGGCGGGTTCCGTTGACGCGAGATGATCACTTCGGATAGGCTGATCGGAATGTCCAAGCTCGTCGCTCGATCCTTCCTCATGCTGCTTCCCAGCACGTACTTGGCCCTGTCCGCCGCGAACCCAAGCCTGTCCCGGGCCGAGGAGAGGCTCCCCAAAATTGGCTCTCTCGAGGGCTTCGGGACCTGCCTCGACCAAAGCTACGACCCCGATGGGTGCCTCGAACGCGCGGAGGCCTTCTTCAAGAAGCAGCCCGCGCAGCGCTTTGGCGCCGCGAAGCTGGTGCGCGTGAAGGTCAACGCCGAGCGGGCGCTACCGCTCTTCGACAAAGCCCTGTCAGGGAAGTTCGACAAGCAGCTTTGCACCGATGAAGACCTGCAACTTGCCGTGGTGGCGGGCCTTGGTGTGCCTGCCCACTACGCGGCCGTGCCGCTGGCGCAAACCCTGCTCGGCAAGCGCTGCTTCGCCGAGCTGCGCGCCGCCGTGCAAAAAGAGATGGACGATGCGCCCGGTGGCTACGTCGCCGACAACGCATGTCCGGTCTTCGCCGCGCAGGGCAGCCCCTGCAAAGCGGCCGAAGCACCGAAAAGAAACTAACCCGCGCGATTTGTGCCTTCGCGGGGGGCCTGTCCACTGCTGGAACAGGGCCCCCACCGGCACCCTCGGCTCAGCGGGCCGCTTGTCGGCCGACGAAGGGCTGGGGCGCTTCACCCGCTGGCACCAGCTCGGGTGGCTTGGGCACGGTGATGAGGAAGCGGGTGCCCCTGCCGAGCTCACTCGTGACCTCAATCTGCCCCTCTGCTTCGCGCACGGCGTCCCACACGGCGCTCATGCCGACGCCCCGGCCTGAAACGTCGGTCGTCACGTCGGCGCTGGACAGCCCGTCCAGGAAGATGAGGGACAGGCGGTCCTGCTCGGTGAGCGACGCGACTTCGGATTGATTGACGCGACCCGATGCAACAGCTCGTGCGGTCAGCTTGTCCGTGTCGATGCCCCGCCCGTCGTCGTTCATCTCGAGCACCCAGGCATCGTCACGCTCACTGATTTTGAGCTGCACGTGGCCCTCGAGCGGCTTGTCCTGCCGGGCGTCCGGGGCCTCGATGCCGTGGTCCACGGCGTTGCGGAAGAGGTGCGTCAGGTTTCTCACCACGGGTTGCAGGATCTGCGCATGCACGCTGACCTCCCCACCCTCCAAGTCGAACCTGACGCGCTTGTTCAGTCTGTCCGCGAGGCGCTGTACGAAGTTATCGATGGGACCCAGCAAAGTGCGGATGGGCTTGAGCTCCAGCTCCAGGGTCCAGCGTCGCAGAGGTTCTGCGGCTTTGGTGTCGCGCACCATCGTCTTGAGTTCTGCCATGCGGTGCGCCGAGACCTCGTAGCTGTTGTCGTTGGCCGCGGAGAACGAAAGGCCCAGGATGTCTGTATGCCGTTCGAGGAAAGCCTCGTAGGCCGCCGCAATGCTGGCGAGGTGCTCGTGCGTCACCACGTCTTGCTCTTCGATCTCGTGGATGAGGGCTGCCACCTCGTCGAGGCCGAAAGAGGCCGCGTTGCCCTTCAAGGTGTGGATGACCCGCCTGACGTAGGCTGCGTCTGCGATCGCGGCCCGTGCCAGCTCGAGCTGGTTGCGGCTGTCCGCGATGAAGTCAACGAAGGCGTCACGGTTTTTCAAGATCGAAAGCAATGCGCCGTTGGTCCGGCTCTCCCGCTGCGCCGTCTCCAGGCTGGTGTTGTCGGAGATCGTGACGAGCAGACCCGTCACGTGGCCTGCGTCATCGCGGATCGTCCGACCTTCCAGTTTGAGGACGCGTGGCCCCACCTCGAACCGAGAGGGCATTTGGTCGAGGAGGAGCGCCTCGGGCAGAAGGTCCTCGAAGATCTGATCCACGCTGAGCAAGAAGTGGCTTCGTTCTCGCTCACTGCTGACGGCGAGGGCGTCGAGGAAGTTGGCTCCGCTCAGATCGGACTTGGAAAGCAAGG encodes the following:
- a CDS encoding JAB domain-containing protein, coding for MATRSRLSTTELLPLLAELFGSRRAGALLETHGDLRRAYRASDEELKALGFSSAQIRRLRAIVHLAAYTRPSPFPSGRSIRRGRDVAAHFSARLALAEVEEFWALALDVRNRVLEELFLGRGSLTRVEVHPRDVFRPLVRLGAAAVIFVHNHPSGDPAPSEQDHELTHRLVSAGLLLGIPVLDHLVVTPGGAHTSLVCSPPRFKPDGLSPQNEALRKATLSVLDDQFGPRAW
- a CDS encoding DNA alkylation repair protein: MENSNAFKHRIGGAVVQQLATATRRAWRSFDEASFRTRALDGLEALELKARVKWVAQVWAEHLPPDYAEALPLVLATMGPPLETGAQVSEGLFFHWIHAQFVESYGLLHVLPSLQAMRELTQRSTAEFCVRPFLVQHPDETLAFLTNARSHASPHVRRWVSEGTRPRLPWGLRLAAFVKDPGPVLALIAPLRFDDEEYVRTSVANNLNDIAKDHPELVVETVKAWLRETSNPHAPWIAKRALRTLIKQGHAGALEALGFSAGTRTKLVAFTLDRESLSVGDDLVMEVTLQAGPAEVVNLDYAIGFQLSGGKRGEKVFKLKVLNLDEGQTVVLRKKHSFRPITTRKYYGGEHSVALIANGQTLGRATFTLQVPSSRRGFVGGGR
- a CDS encoding cell wall hydrolase codes for the protein MPEIGSRSATPVEGLTFELGTMNRFRLRATTRVRPRLSPCSPAVVVTKLQQELTLEGTADNLDREVRASLIWLIQMGSEVRRVQHTAGVVLVPAGDKGGQLAAVPFEVRELRPSAPGAKEEPKPAPLTCDVLTLGLTGQGQIGFCIEPEDGATEPCELAAGEAGASFDVPVSATVVAPDGRTPLDPATILVGRKLALRIEAGAPFANREAELHVWESETSPTSYEDELAMGGYKTTFTMGSEPHVEVLRLGVDGGRLWYSIGETAKLRFRYRVRALGDDHLPVPGSQPICAGLVAEVEPPRLTKWTIARQEPAAPAPDAPSDGALHAAVAGQVTQIASDFGLTFDVALYLQEPEPVGIRPLDIGCSVQLNQGAPAATEPGTFSGSLTIGGEEAGYLRDHAHAAVFATIAFPPGPNAKEPFGSFIAYTANMAQALQPDGFAPFVAGGLATPDTGRAVCTQLLSYGGDLAALASSAVHVPEAKKKEFHLMVAAIWGEACGQSEVAWRALAHLIMNRAANKHRGQDTVEGIVLHTGFDATRPRSNPADPWLFGAALAHLEKKTPLERPDQALRLERMAKVVARVYLGLDPDMTSGADHYYSPKAQAKLHAKNPQKHQQVPTFALEYQRVAVAILPTDDFVFFRSQR
- a CDS encoding Hpt domain-containing protein — its product is MTTIDTRSWEARARAAERTVDVLKNKVFGLYNGDQSSIQKQLERARVREEENRRRRAVMEARADEMAKYTAGLEKEVAARTRELTIILDNVTFGFLVIDRDLVIQPGFTKSCGALLSKSDLSGANFLDALAVSSERERSHFLLSVDQIFEDLLPEALLLDQMPSRFEVGPRVLKLEGRTIRDDAGHVTGLLVTISDNTSLETAQRESRTNGALLSILKNRDAFVDFIADSRNQLELARAAIADAAYVRRVIHTLKGNAASFGLDEVAALIHEIEEQDVVTHEHLASIAAAYEAFLERHTDILGLSFSAANDNSYEVSAHRMAELKTMVRDTKAAEPLRRWTLELELKPIRTLLGPIDNFVQRLADRLNKRVRFDLEGGEVSVHAQILQPVVRNLTHLFRNAVDHGIEAPDARQDKPLEGHVQLKISERDDAWVLEMNDDGRGIDTDKLTARAVASGRVNQSEVASLTEQDRLSLIFLDGLSSADVTTDVSGRGVGMSAVWDAVREAEGQIEVTSELGRGTRFLITVPKPPELVPAGEAPQPFVGRQAAR